The proteins below come from a single Iocasia fonsfrigidae genomic window:
- a CDS encoding carbon-nitrogen hydrolase family protein translates to MTIRKYNSIILFITGFFLFMFTRRSELFPTIQIMIIIAPIFILRFIRIQSTKKGILLTFLGFFLSLNIALFGLFDLSGSLMEILFNTVRSTIIALMYFVPYMVDRLIYPKFKKYPIISSLIFPVSVTAIMFLFSLEGPIDGTEAKTIFSYGPLIFQQINSITGLWGFIFIFSWIATTINNLWEYNFEIKKSKTVLVVFASIFLVSLFFGTIKVNTTNQYENTVKIAAIILLPEDGKAVSMEKIIEERNTSSFNKRLLKIEQLTKTASQKGAKIISFQEFAMLINDEDQDSLRKEYKRIAKENNVYLSITYGYFSKKEKGENKHLLINNQGEILLDYTKRYLLGFGDIGETAVFKKGVEIIQYTDTPYGRLAISICKDMNYPAYIRQAGEADVDIMLNPSYDFPKSTSPSYYDRAIENGFSIIRPTYNGITYMEDYNGEIIAMMDSDKTETGILYADLPIKGVETIYYKIGDLLGWLSLFGLFVLIFISIRLKNNS, encoded by the coding sequence ATGACAATAAGAAAGTACAACTCTATAATACTATTTATTACAGGATTCTTCCTATTCATGTTCACAAGAAGAAGTGAGCTATTTCCAACAATTCAAATAATGATAATAATTGCGCCAATTTTTATTTTGCGATTCATAAGGATTCAAAGTACTAAAAAAGGAATACTTTTGACATTCCTGGGATTCTTTTTAAGTTTGAACATAGCTCTCTTTGGACTTTTTGATCTGAGTGGTTCCTTAATGGAGATATTATTTAATACCGTTAGAAGCACAATTATTGCCCTAATGTATTTTGTACCTTATATGGTTGATAGACTCATATACCCAAAATTTAAAAAATATCCAATAATATCTTCTTTAATATTTCCGGTATCTGTAACAGCAATTATGTTTTTATTTTCATTGGAAGGTCCAATAGATGGAACTGAAGCCAAGACCATTTTCTCATATGGTCCATTAATTTTTCAGCAGATTAATTCAATAACAGGACTTTGGGGATTCATTTTCATATTTTCCTGGATTGCTACAACTATCAATAATCTATGGGAATATAATTTTGAGATAAAGAAAAGTAAAACAGTACTAGTTGTTTTTGCTTCAATTTTTTTAGTCAGCTTGTTTTTTGGAACCATTAAGGTCAATACTACAAATCAATATGAAAATACAGTAAAAATTGCTGCAATAATTCTACTTCCAGAAGACGGGAAAGCCGTTTCAATGGAAAAAATAATAGAAGAAAGAAATACATCATCATTTAATAAAAGGTTGCTTAAAATTGAACAATTAACAAAGACCGCATCCCAGAAAGGTGCAAAAATAATTTCATTTCAAGAGTTTGCTATGTTAATTAATGATGAAGATCAAGATTCATTAAGGAAGGAATACAAAAGAATAGCAAAAGAAAATAATGTATATTTAAGTATTACTTACGGATATTTCTCCAAAAAAGAAAAAGGTGAAAATAAACATCTTCTTATTAATAATCAAGGAGAAATACTATTAGATTACACTAAAAGATATCTTTTAGGATTTGGAGATATTGGAGAGACTGCTGTCTTCAAAAAGGGTGTAGAAATCATTCAATATACAGATACTCCTTATGGGCGACTTGCGATTTCAATTTGTAAAGATATGAATTACCCAGCTTACATAAGACAGGCAGGAGAAGCAGACGTAGATATAATGCTAAATCCTTCATACGATTTTCCGAAAAGCACATCACCTTCTTATTACGATAGGGCAATTGAAAATGGTTTTTCAATCATAAGACCAACCTACAATGGGATAACTTATATGGAGGATTATAACGGAGAAATCATTGCTATGATGGATTCAGATAAAACAGAAACAGGTATTTTGTACGCAGATCTTCCAATTAAAGGGGTCGAAACAATTTATTATAAAATTGGAGACTTGCTTGGGTGGCTTTCTTTATTTGGACTTTTTGTATTAATCTTTATTAGTATTAGATTAAAGAACAACTCCTAA
- a CDS encoding TetR/AcrR family transcriptional regulator produces the protein MSTKDILIQEASKQFLKKGYEKTSINDITAACNITKGAFYHHFNNKDEIFMIVFDNICAEIKEWYLNRLKNKSSIEQFIKSFFNYDQYIKNSNFFKNINVNIYTVIADGVRRFPELKSKIYTALYSILPIFKQRIKTAQKQGVLKEDFDPEVFAFIIINLIEGGMFISTLTGDNVSIDNKCEMVANTIWNLIKK, from the coding sequence ATGAGTACTAAAGACATTCTTATTCAAGAAGCCAGTAAACAATTTCTTAAAAAAGGTTATGAAAAAACCAGTATTAATGATATTACTGCCGCGTGTAATATTACTAAAGGGGCTTTTTACCACCACTTTAATAATAAAGATGAAATATTTATGATTGTTTTTGATAATATTTGTGCTGAAATAAAGGAATGGTATCTTAATAGGTTGAAAAACAAATCCTCAATTGAACAATTTATTAAATCATTTTTTAATTATGATCAATATATAAAAAATAGTAATTTTTTTAAAAATATTAATGTCAATATTTATACTGTGATTGCTGATGGCGTTAGAAGGTTTCCTGAATTGAAGTCAAAAATTTATACAGCTCTCTATAGTATTTTACCTATCTTTAAGCAAAGGATAAAAACTGCTCAAAAACAAGGAGTTCTTAAAGAGGATTTTGATCCAGAAGTTTTTGCCTTTATAATTATCAATCTTATTGAAGGTGGTATGTTTATATCTACACTTACCGGTGATAATGTATCAATTGATAATAAATGTGAAATGGTTGCAAACACAATCTGGAATTTAATAAAAAAATAG
- a CDS encoding class II fructose-bisphosphate aldolase encodes MLVSLKEILARSIEEKYAVGAFNVTNHQMVEAIIEAAESTDVPVIINIAEVHFKYLDLKKFLPYLKNRIEASFVPIALHLDHGLSFETVIKAIRLGFSSVMIDASSLPFEENVALTAKVVEAAHAAGISVEAELGHVAGGEGNLDGGTEVNRDTFTHPEEAKKYVAKTGIDALAVAIGTVHGPYKGQPELDFDLLVKLRKEVDIPLVLHGGSGLNDSDFRKAIELGINKVNFYTQNSIQAVEAIYRQIRDTKGKIGFPELTLTAQSEILKQTKKQIELFGTKSLNIKNK; translated from the coding sequence TTGTTAGTAAGTTTAAAAGAAATTTTAGCAAGGTCAATTGAGGAAAAATATGCTGTTGGGGCTTTTAATGTAACAAATCACCAAATGGTTGAGGCTATAATAGAAGCAGCTGAAAGTACGGATGTACCAGTTATTATTAATATTGCAGAAGTCCACTTTAAGTACCTTGATTTAAAAAAATTTTTACCCTATCTAAAAAACAGAATAGAGGCTTCTTTTGTCCCAATAGCACTTCATCTTGATCACGGCTTAAGTTTTGAAACTGTTATAAAAGCGATCAGGTTGGGATTTTCATCGGTTATGATTGATGCTTCAAGTCTTCCATTTGAAGAAAATGTGGCTTTAACAGCCAAGGTTGTTGAAGCGGCCCATGCAGCAGGGATCAGTGTTGAGGCGGAGTTAGGGCATGTTGCTGGTGGTGAAGGTAATTTAGATGGTGGAACTGAGGTTAACCGTGATACCTTTACACATCCCGAAGAAGCAAAAAAGTATGTTGCCAAAACTGGTATAGATGCCCTGGCAGTTGCCATTGGAACTGTACATGGACCATATAAAGGTCAACCAGAACTAGATTTTGATTTATTGGTAAAGTTAAGAAAAGAAGTAGATATACCACTTGTATTACACGGTGGTTCAGGTTTAAATGATAGTGATTTTCGTAAAGCCATTGAATTAGGTATCAATAAGGTTAATTTTTATACCCAAAATTCTATTCAGGCAGTTGAAGCAATATATAGACAAATACGGGATACGAAAGGAAAGATAGGTTTTCCAGAACTTACTCTAACTGCACAGTCAGAAATACTAAAACAAACAAAAAAACAAATAGAGTTATTTGGAACAAAATCACTTAATATAAAAAATAAATAA